The genomic segment CGTTATCTTGATTGAGCACGATATGAAGCTCGTCATGGAAATCTCTGAACATATTGTTGTATTGGATCATGGCGAAAAAATTGCGGAAGGTAAGCCTGAGAACATCAGAAATAATCCAAAGGTTATAGAAGCATACCTAGGATCGGGAGCTATTCAAACGGGATAGGGGGACACTATATGCTTCAATTAGTAAATGTTGAATCCTATTATGGTGGTATACATGCCTTAAAGGGTATAGACGTGTTAGTGAAAAAGGGAGAAATTGTAACACTTATAGGTAGTAATGGAGCTGGAAAATCAACCACACTAAAAACCATAAGCGGATTGGTGAAAGTAAAGACTGGCAACATTATATATAATGGACAGGAAATCTCAAACAAGCCTGCCCATGAAACGACTTTATTAGGAATTGCTCATGTTCCCGAAGGTAGAAGGATTTTTTCGAAACTGTCGGTTAAGGAGAATTTGCTAATGGGAGCATTCTCTGTGAAAAATAAATATGTGATTAATGAAAGAATGGAAAGAGTATTTCACTATTTCCCGAAATTAAAAGATCGTATCGAGCAAAAGGGCGGTACGATGAGCGGAGGGGAACAGCAAATGCTTGCCATCGGGAGAGCACTCATGATGGAACCGGATTTATTAATGCTAGACGAACCTTCAATGGGGCTTGCCCCAATAATTGTGGAACAAATTTTTGAAATCATAAAAGAATTAAATCGAGAAGGCATAACCATTTTACTTGTGGAACAAAATGCTTATCAAGCGCTGCAAATTGCGCATAGAGGTTATGTTATTCAAACAGGAGAAATAAAACTTCAAGGAAACGGCTATGATTTGATTACTAATGAAGAAGTCCGCGAAGCGTATTTGGCATAGTAGCAAGTAAGATTTTAAGTATAGGATTTTGTAGCCAATCTATTCAAAAACGCTTAGATATTAAATATCCAAGCGTTTTTTTAGGTGTTGTAACAGATGTATTAGGTCCGTATTAGCATTGCGTTAGTTAAGAAGGCTGGGTTCGCGTTGATTTCGGAATTTCTTTATATCCTACTCACTTAATACTGAATTGTGTCGTAATTATATGCCTAATTTAGTATATAAATACTTTCACTTAGAGAAAGAGCTATCTTCTGTAAATAGTTGCAGAAAATTTCTTAGCGTAAAAGAATTATACGTATCTTTTTTCGTTTTAATACCTAATCTCCATTTATTGCCGGAATATACTCAGCCATTTTAGGGTTGTTTCTCCCTTCAGGCGGTGGAAAGTGGATTGTGCAAGTATACAATGCTTCAGAAGCACTTCCCAACATGATAAATCCATTCTTTATGTTACCTTTATTGGGTGTCCTTGATGTCAAAGCAAAAGATCGCGCTGGATATTCCATTTTGCAACTGATTTTTCACGCTCCCGTTGTCCTTTTCTTAGTGTAGATCTTAGCAAAACAATGCCCTATATTTGAATAGTATGTTTAATAGATTTTGAGCCCTTGGGAACTCCAGTAAGAGTTTCCAAGGGCTCTTTGTAGTATTGTGTTATGGGATATTCACTAGTGTTGTTGTTTTCCCTTAAAGGAGATTTCAAATGAAGTGAGAAGTAGCACACCTTCATACAAATTTTCAACTGACCAATCCTCTTAGCTCAGTAGATTTTTGGACTTCGATAACAATGCGTTCATTATTTGTCTGATAGACTATCGTATTTTTATCTGCTTGCATTAACGATTTTGTTGCGTCCTCAACTATGTCTTGTTGATTTTGGGGCAATTATTTCATCGTTCCTATCAATAGTGGTGATTTTATCATTAAAGTCAGTGTTATCTTTGTGAAAAATTCCGAGCAGATTCAAGGATTTGTTTCGTATTTCCGTAATTAATGGCGAGTACATTTGACCTGCACAAAAGTCTAATCCTGTGTCATTTAAAACCCAAAATAATTCCGAAGTAAATAAGCCACCCATTTACAATGAGGATGATTTCGAATGTTTTCGAGTAACCCTTTCACAAGAGCAGGACTTAAAGTAGGTTTAAGTAGCTGTTGCTTAAGCAGAATTAACGATTCTTTTTCAATAGAATCCTCAATTTCTTTTATATTTTGTTCAATGATTTCAAGGATTTGCTCCTTTGTTGTTTCTTCCTGCATTGGTTGTTTAAACAGTTGAACTAGCTCGTTTGAAATAAATGGAAGGGTAATATGCTTGGCTAGTATATTCGTTTTCTCAACCAGCGATTGAGCAAGTAATTTCGAATCTAATGGCAAGTTATAGAATAAAAATAACTCTGAATAGTTTTTCATAAAGCCTTTAATGCAGTAAATTAAATCGTGCTTTATCTGTTCAATTTCTTCGCCGTATAATCGTTCAACCATCGATAAAATTACTTTCTCCATCAATTGATCGTATGCACGAATTTTTAAGATGAACTCTTCGTTAAATGATTGCATTTGTTCTTTAATAAGAATTTTGCCAAAGTCAGAGTGCTTATGAAAAGAATCGAAAGTCGTGTAATAAAAATTGAATAACAAATCTTCATCATTTTTCGTGGTATTGACTTCATAGTCAATACTGGTTATAAATTGGATCATAAAATGATCAATCAATGCTAAAATCAATTCGTCCTTTGACTTGAAAGATAGGTAGAAGGCGCCTTTAGAAATCCCGCAATGTGCTGTTATCTGTTGTACAGAGGTAGCTTCAAAACCTTGTTCTGCAAAAAGTTCTAAAGCCTTATCCATAATTAGTTGTTTTTTTATCATTATGATTATATCGCTCCTAGGGTTTATCATTGACAACTGACTCATTAGTCATTAGTATAAATATTTGAGTTCGTAAAGTCAATTTGGGGAAGGTGTAAGAATGAAAGGGTTAGTCAATTTTGTCCTAAAGAATAAATTAGCAGTATGGCTACTTACAATTATCATTGTTGTATCCGGTATATATTCAAGTACACAAATGAAAACGGAGACGTTGCCAGATATATCAATTCCTTACTTAATGGTAATGGGTGTCTATCCTGGAGCTACTCCAGAGCAAGTGATGAAAGATGTCTCCATTCCATTAGAGAAAGCGGTAGACAATCTTGAACATGTGAAAGCCGTTTTTTCAAATTCTTATTCTAATATGTCAAGTATTCAAGTGGAATACGAATATGGCATAGATATGGAAGAGGCGAAACGTGCATTAACTTCCGCACTAGATGCAGTGTCTTTACCAGAAGGAGCACAAGCGCCAACGATTACAGCAATTAGCATGAATATGATGCCGGTTGTCGCACTAAGTGTAAGTAGTCAAACAGAAGATATTGTTGAATTAACGTCAACAGTAGAGGAAATACTACTTCCGAAAATCGAGAAAATCGATGGAATTGCATCTGCAACGATTGCAGGTCAGCATATTGAAGAAGTGCAACTTACGTATAAAGATGAAGAGATGGCTGCACTGGGCATAACGCCAGATACAGTCAAGCAAATGATCGAAGCAAGTGATTTAGCTGTGTCACTGGGTCTTTACGAGTTTGAAGAAGGTGAGCAAGCTGTTTCAGTAGACGGCAAGTTCATGACTGCTGATGAATTAAAGGAAATGCTTATTCCTGTAACACCATCCGCAACAAACACAGCACCATTTGTGAAGCTTAGCGATATTGCTACAATTGATGTCGTAGGTAGAGAAGAGTCGGTTTCACGTACAAACGGTGAAAATGCCATTGCCATTCAAATTATTAAAGGGCAACAAGCAAACACAGTTGATGTTGTAAACGCTGTGAAGGACTTAATTAAAGAAGAACAGAAAACAATAGACGGTCTTGTCATCGATGTATCACTTGACCAAGGTGCGCCAATTGAAGCTTCAGTATCAACGATGATTGAAAAAGCGTTATTTGGTGGTTTGATCGCCATTTTAATCATTCTTCTGTTCCTTCGTGATTTCAAATCAACAATTATTTCGATCATATCCATTCCAGTTTCGATTTTCATGGCTTTACTGTTACTAAACTGGTTGGGTATTACGTTAAATATTATGACGCTTGGTGCGATTACGGTTGCCATCGGACGTGTAATCGATGACTCGATTGTCGTCGTTGAAAATATTTATCGTCGTTTGCATTTAAAAACAGAAAAATTATCAGGCCGGGCACTTGTGCGTGAAGCGACGATTGAAATGTTCAAACCAATCATGTCTTCAACATTAGTGACAGTTGCGGTATTTGCGCCACTTATTTTCGTTGGTGGTATGGTCGGTGAGCTATTCTTACCATTTGCATTAACAATGACGTTTGCGCTTGTTGCTTCGTTAATTGTTGCCATTACAATTGTACCTGCATTATCTCACTTCTTATTTAAGAAAAAGTTATATAGTGAGAAGACAGAAAGCCGCCATAAAGAGGTCGGTAAATTAGCTACATGGTACAAAGGTGTTCTGGGCTGGACATTAAACCATAAAGTCATTACTTCACTAATTGCTGTCGTTATGTTGGCAGGCAGTGTGGCATTAACGCCATTAATTGGTTTTAGCTTTATGGGTAGTGAAGAAGAAAAAGTGATGTACTTAACGTACACGCCGGAAACAGGCGAGCTAATGGAAGATACGTTAGCAAATATTGAAATTGTAGAACAAAAGTTATTAAAAAATAAAGATATTGACATTGTTCAACTATCTGTTACTGATTCCGGCGATGCAATGTCCGCGATGATGGGCGGAGGATCTGGTGGCGCTTTAATGTACCTCATTTTCGACCCGGATATGAAGAACTTTGCGGAAGCTCGTACGGAAATTGAAGACTATGTGTTCGACATTGGTCAATCAGGCGAATGGAAGAGCCAAGACTTCACTTCAATGTCAATGCCTACGGGTGGGGTTAGCTACACATTCTACAGTGAAAATTTAGATAAACTAAATGAAGCTGTAAAAATGGTAGAAGGTGTTATAAATGAAAACGATCGCTTA from the Sporosarcina psychrophila genome contains:
- a CDS encoding ABC transporter ATP-binding protein — encoded protein: MLQLVNVESYYGGIHALKGIDVLVKKGEIVTLIGSNGAGKSTTLKTISGLVKVKTGNIIYNGQEISNKPAHETTLLGIAHVPEGRRIFSKLSVKENLLMGAFSVKNKYVINERMERVFHYFPKLKDRIEQKGGTMSGGEQQMLAIGRALMMEPDLLMLDEPSMGLAPIIVEQIFEIIKELNREGITILLVEQNAYQALQIAHRGYVIQTGEIKLQGNGYDLITNEEVREAYLA
- a CDS encoding efflux RND transporter permease subunit encodes the protein MKGLVNFVLKNKLAVWLLTIIIVVSGIYSSTQMKTETLPDISIPYLMVMGVYPGATPEQVMKDVSIPLEKAVDNLEHVKAVFSNSYSNMSSIQVEYEYGIDMEEAKRALTSALDAVSLPEGAQAPTITAISMNMMPVVALSVSSQTEDIVELTSTVEEILLPKIEKIDGIASATIAGQHIEEVQLTYKDEEMAALGITPDTVKQMIEASDLAVSLGLYEFEEGEQAVSVDGKFMTADELKEMLIPVTPSATNTAPFVKLSDIATIDVVGREESVSRTNGENAIAIQIIKGQQANTVDVVNAVKDLIKEEQKTIDGLVIDVSLDQGAPIEASVSTMIEKALFGGLIAILIILLFLRDFKSTIISIISIPVSIFMALLLLNWLGITLNIMTLGAITVAIGRVIDDSIVVVENIYRRLHLKTEKLSGRALVREATIEMFKPIMSSTLVTVAVFAPLIFVGGMVGELFLPFALTMTFALVASLIVAITIVPALSHFLFKKKLYSEKTESRHKEVGKLATWYKGVLGWTLNHKVITSLIAVVMLAGSVALTPLIGFSFMGSEEEKVMYLTYTPETGELMEDTLANIEIVEQKLLKNKDIDIVQLSVTDSGDAMSAMMGGGSGGALMYLIFDPDMKNFAEARTEIEDYVFDIGQSGEWKSQDFTSMSMPTGGVSYTFYSENLDKLNEAVKMVEGVINENDRLEDVSSSAKDAYVEYKFKVEQDELLQYGLTTGQIVMMLNPMRTNDVLTTVEKDKNTLEVIVQQEEAVQPKSIDDLLATEIPTALGTTMKLSELVTVEEGTTLNALARSQGEYYATVSGTIIDADISKATSEVDKAIDKLDLPKGVTVGVAGVAADMTETFTQLIVAMLAAVAIVFFILVVTFREGVAPFAILVSLPFAVIGSFVGLLIAGETISVSVMMGLLMLIGIVVTNAIVLVDRIIRMERSGLKMREAVLEAGVTRLRPILMTAIATIGALIPLAIGSGGGGGLISKGLGITVIGGLISSTLLTLIVVPIAYELLSKLFKKNRKEIEED
- a CDS encoding TetR/AcrR family transcriptional regulator, encoding MIKKQLIMDKALELFAEQGFEATSVQQITAHCGISKGAFYLSFKSKDELILALIDHFMIQFITSIDYEVNTTKNDEDLLFNFYYTTFDSFHKHSDFGKILIKEQMQSFNEEFILKIRAYDQLMEKVILSMVERLYGEEIEQIKHDLIYCIKGFMKNYSELFLFYNLPLDSKLLAQSLVEKTNILAKHITLPFISNELVQLFKQPMQEETTKEQILEIIEQNIKEIEDSIEKESLILLKQQLLKPTLSPALVKGLLENIRNHPHCKWVAYLLRNYFGF